A region of Diceros bicornis minor isolate mBicDic1 chromosome 31, mDicBic1.mat.cur, whole genome shotgun sequence DNA encodes the following proteins:
- the LOC131395326 gene encoding olfactory receptor 1S1-like: protein MHQGNQTTISEFLLLGLSNQPEQQKLLFVLFLSMYLVTVVGNGLIILAISLDSYLHTPMYFFLANLSFADISSISTSVPKMLMNIQTKSQSISYESCITQMYFSIMFVAIDNFILVVMAYDRFVAICHPLNYRTIMNPRLCIFLTAISWVLSNTVSLTHTLLLLQLIFCDSNTLPHFFCDLAPLLKLSCSDTMINELVLFIVGLPVITFPFVLILFSYIFIVRAVLRISSKEGKWKAFSTCGSHLTVVLLFYGTIVGVYFFPSSTHSGDRDKIGAVVFTVVTPMVNPFIYSLRNKDMKGALRKLISRKISLPI, encoded by the coding sequence ATGCATCAAGGAAACCAAACCAccatctctgaattcctcctcctgggACTCTCTAACCAACCTGAACAGCAGAAGCTCCTCTTTGTGCTTTTCCTGAGTATGTACCTGGTCACTGTGGTTGGGAATGGGCTCATCATTCTGGCCATCAGCTTGGATTCTTACCTTCACAcccccatgtatttcttcctcgCGAATCTATCCTTTGCTGATATTTCATCTATTTCCACCTCAGTCCCCAAAATGTTGATGAATATTCAGACCAAAAGCCAATCCATCTCCTATGAAAGCTGCATCACACAGATGTACTTTTCTATTATGTTTGTTGCCATTGACAATTTCATCTTGGTGGTCATGGCCTATGACCGTTTTGTGGCTATCTGCCACCCTCTGAACTATAGGACCATCATGAATCCCAGGCTCTGCATTTTTCTCACAGCCATCTCATGGGTCCTCAGTAACACTGTTTCCCTGACACACACCCTTCTGCTCCTTCAGCTGATCTTCTGTGACAGTAATACTCTCCCACATTTCTTCTGTGACTTGGCCCCTCTGCTGAAGCTGTCCTGCTCAGATACAATGATCAATGAGCTTGTGTTGTTCATTGTGGGTTTACCAGTCATCACCTTCCCCTTTGTGCTCATCCTCTTCTCCTACATCTTCATTGTCAGAGCTGTCTTGAGAATCTCATCCAAAGAGGGAAAGTGGAAAGCCTTCTCCACTTGTGGCTCTCACCTGACAGTTGTATTGCTCTTCTACGGAACCATTGTAGGAGTTTACTTTTTCCCTTCATCGACTCACAGTGGTGACAGAGATAAGATTGGTGCAGTAGTATTCACTGTGGTGACGCCCATGGTGAACCCCTTCATCTATAGCCTGAGGAACAAGGACATGAAAGGTGCCCTGAGAAAGCTCATCAGTAGGAAAATCTCCCTCCCCATTTGA